Proteins found in one Triticum urartu cultivar G1812 chromosome 4, Tu2.1, whole genome shotgun sequence genomic segment:
- the LOC125553605 gene encoding squamosa promoter-binding-like protein 10 isoform X1, with the protein MMSGGRMNAAASDDFPFGAMQPPPYVGFEHAGMVQAGGGGGGQRHQGAMMYDNFDFAAAAAAFGQFQDTPHHQMLALPPNGSGAGGLLPMAPPPMPGMQLQMPPMGMHGHGDVYPALGMVKREGGGAGDAGRIGLNLGRRTYFSPGDMMAVDRLLMRSRLGGVFGLGFGGAHHQPPRCQAEGCKADLSGAKHYHRRHKVCEYHAKASLVAAAGKQQRFCQQCSRFHVLTEFDEAKRSCRKRLAEHNRRRRKPASSSTTATSKDSAPPSKKHNAGAISSSYAADNNTALSAAKSTISSNTSAISCLQQHDQSKAAATARPMTLTLGEPREKDDHQQQLNSAMQLHHHHQEQQHFITSLLQQNNNNGNGNSNILSCSSVCSSGLPSAGAANGEVSDQNNTSNHGGGGNNNNNMHLFEVDFM; encoded by the exons ATGATGAGCGGCGGCAGGATGAACGCGGCGGCGAGCGACGACTTCCCGTTCGGGGCAATGCAGCCGCCGCCCTACGTCGGCTTCGAGCACGCCGGCATGGTGCAGGCCGGCGGCGGAGGGGGAGGCCAGCGCCACCAGGGCGCGATGATGTACGACAACTTCGACTTCGCGGCGGCCGCGGCCGCCTTCGGCCAGTTCCAGGACACGCCGCACCACCAGATGCTGGCGCTGCCGCCGAACGGAAGCGGCGCTGGCGGGCTGCTCCCCATGGCCCCGCCGCCCATGCCCGGGATGCAGCTGCAGATGCCGCCCATGGGCATGCACGGCCACGGCGACGTGTACCCGGCGCTCGGGATGGTGAAGcgcgagggcggcggcgcgggcgacgcggGGAGGATCGGGCTCAACCTCGGCCGGCGGACCTACTTCTCCCCCGGCGACATGATGGCCGTGGACCGGCTGCTGATGCGTTCCCGCCTGGGCGGCGTGTTCGGGCTCGGGTTCGGCGGCGCGCACCACCAGCCGCCTCGGTGCCAGGCGGAGGGCTGCAAGGCGGACCTCTCCGGCGCCAAGCACTACCACCGGCGACACAAGGTGTGCGAGTACCACGCCAAGGCGtccctcgtcgccgccgccggcaaGCAGCAGCGTTTCTGCCAGCAGTGCAGCAG GTTCCACGTGCTCACCGAGTTCGACGAGGCCAAGAGGAGCTGCCGGAAGAGGCTGGCCGAGCACAACCGCCGCCGGAGGAAGCCGGcgagcagcagcacgacggcaacGTCCAAGGACTCGGCGCCGCCTTCCAAGAAACACAACGCCGGTGCCATCTCCAGCTCCTATGCCGCCGACAACAACA CAGCTTTGAGCGCCGCCAAGTCGACCATCTCGTCGAACACGAGCGCCATCAGCTGCCTGCAGCAGCACGACCAGAgcaaggcggcggcgacggcgaggccgATGACACTCACCCTCGGCGAGCCGCGGGAGAAGGACGACCACCAGCAGCAGCTCAACAGCGCcatgcagctccaccaccaccaccaggagCAGCAGCACTTCATCACCTCCCTGCttcagcagaacaacaacaacggCAACGGCAACAGCAACATCCTGTCGTGCTCCTCGGTGTGCTCCAGTGGGTTGCCATCCGCCGGGGCGGCCAACGGCGAGGTCTCCGACCAGAACAACACCAGCAaccatggcggcggcggcaacaacaacaataacatgCATCTGTTTGAGGTGGACTTCATGTAG
- the LOC125553605 gene encoding squamosa promoter-binding-like protein 10 isoform X2, protein MMSGGRMNAAASDDFPFGAMQPPPYVGFEHAGMVQAGGGGGGQRHQGAMMYDNFDFAAAAAAFGQFQDTPHHQMLALPPNGSGAGGLLPMAPPPMPGMQLQMPPMGMHGHGDVYPALGMVKREGGGAGDAGRIGLNLGRRTYFSPGDMMAVDRLLMRSRLGGVFGLGFGGAHHQPPRCQAEGCKADLSGAKHYHRRHKVCEYHAKASLVAAAGKQQRFCQQCSRFHVLTEFDEAKRSCRKRLAEHNRRRRKPASSSTTATSKDSAPPSKKHNAGAISSSYAADNNTLSAAKSTISSNTSAISCLQQHDQSKAAATARPMTLTLGEPREKDDHQQQLNSAMQLHHHHQEQQHFITSLLQQNNNNGNGNSNILSCSSVCSSGLPSAGAANGEVSDQNNTSNHGGGGNNNNNMHLFEVDFM, encoded by the exons ATGATGAGCGGCGGCAGGATGAACGCGGCGGCGAGCGACGACTTCCCGTTCGGGGCAATGCAGCCGCCGCCCTACGTCGGCTTCGAGCACGCCGGCATGGTGCAGGCCGGCGGCGGAGGGGGAGGCCAGCGCCACCAGGGCGCGATGATGTACGACAACTTCGACTTCGCGGCGGCCGCGGCCGCCTTCGGCCAGTTCCAGGACACGCCGCACCACCAGATGCTGGCGCTGCCGCCGAACGGAAGCGGCGCTGGCGGGCTGCTCCCCATGGCCCCGCCGCCCATGCCCGGGATGCAGCTGCAGATGCCGCCCATGGGCATGCACGGCCACGGCGACGTGTACCCGGCGCTCGGGATGGTGAAGcgcgagggcggcggcgcgggcgacgcggGGAGGATCGGGCTCAACCTCGGCCGGCGGACCTACTTCTCCCCCGGCGACATGATGGCCGTGGACCGGCTGCTGATGCGTTCCCGCCTGGGCGGCGTGTTCGGGCTCGGGTTCGGCGGCGCGCACCACCAGCCGCCTCGGTGCCAGGCGGAGGGCTGCAAGGCGGACCTCTCCGGCGCCAAGCACTACCACCGGCGACACAAGGTGTGCGAGTACCACGCCAAGGCGtccctcgtcgccgccgccggcaaGCAGCAGCGTTTCTGCCAGCAGTGCAGCAG GTTCCACGTGCTCACCGAGTTCGACGAGGCCAAGAGGAGCTGCCGGAAGAGGCTGGCCGAGCACAACCGCCGCCGGAGGAAGCCGGcgagcagcagcacgacggcaacGTCCAAGGACTCGGCGCCGCCTTCCAAGAAACACAACGCCGGTGCCATCTCCAGCTCCTATGCCGCCGACAACAACA CTTTGAGCGCCGCCAAGTCGACCATCTCGTCGAACACGAGCGCCATCAGCTGCCTGCAGCAGCACGACCAGAgcaaggcggcggcgacggcgaggccgATGACACTCACCCTCGGCGAGCCGCGGGAGAAGGACGACCACCAGCAGCAGCTCAACAGCGCcatgcagctccaccaccaccaccaggagCAGCAGCACTTCATCACCTCCCTGCttcagcagaacaacaacaacggCAACGGCAACAGCAACATCCTGTCGTGCTCCTCGGTGTGCTCCAGTGGGTTGCCATCCGCCGGGGCGGCCAACGGCGAGGTCTCCGACCAGAACAACACCAGCAaccatggcggcggcggcaacaacaacaataacatgCATCTGTTTGAGGTGGACTTCATGTAG